Proteins encoded within one genomic window of Brachybacterium avium:
- a CDS encoding AAA family ATPase — protein MAPTLTLTDEFQDALDHLHAGDHLFLTGRAGTGKSTLIRHFLETTERSAITVAPTGIAALNVDGYTIHRLFSFPLGVSEELVRGGGYYPGRFATALAELDTLIVDEASMVRADLFDALTAALERFGPKPGTPFGGVQLVLVGDLYQLPPVVTDAEAGFIEERFGTPFFFSARSFDRDTFPVVELSTVFRQQGDDRLVDLLNAVREGALLEDARYELNRRTDPEFDPPLEEFWLTLATTNRIVGARNRQQLERLPDPARSFTATIRGQTDGFEHPTDDSLRLAVGAQVMLLTNDPADRWVNGTLGRITALTEDTAKADGPLVTIQLRDGRTVEVPEHTWDITRPAVQGGSLVHEVVGTFTQLPMKLAWAITIHKSQGQTLDRVVVDLTGGTFANGQLYVALSRCTSLEGLVLKRDVLPRDLKSDTRVRRFLAAHAAPAGELGEVYLAALTVGNDGDRYRARPVEIAVVTDEGDEATTVINPTSDLFTARTDFGITTRDVQLAPLLAEAWRALSPLLAGRVPIGVRIDQQLAWIDFELKRNGIVEQMPLGIELPTTTLSPAERTGLRAASALERARTVATAVQHLRSQEMMPDSAGTAFPQLLRGRGYLLARSTGDAGTDSPDGFVVGGNLTAEDDAAQALAAELETAWQRVLHPDKTVVDRLRAVEHHFGISVLPTDFVLEQQSTLDEVLVPGARVCFTGEVVSPTHGAVGRERMETLAQEHGLRAVATVTKTKTDVLVVAERGTQSNKTKNAVKWGKPVIAAEDFLEWVAQA, from the coding sequence ATGGCCCCCACCCTGACCCTCACCGACGAGTTCCAGGACGCCCTGGACCACCTGCACGCCGGGGACCACCTCTTCCTCACCGGCCGGGCGGGGACCGGCAAGTCCACGCTGATCCGCCACTTCTTGGAGACCACCGAGCGTTCCGCGATCACGGTCGCCCCCACCGGGATCGCAGCGCTGAACGTGGACGGGTACACGATCCACCGCCTGTTCTCCTTCCCGCTCGGGGTCAGCGAGGAGCTGGTGCGCGGGGGCGGCTACTACCCGGGTCGTTTCGCCACAGCGCTCGCAGAGCTTGACACCCTGATCGTCGACGAGGCCTCGATGGTGCGGGCGGATCTCTTCGATGCGCTGACCGCGGCGCTGGAGCGCTTCGGCCCGAAGCCCGGCACGCCCTTCGGCGGGGTGCAGCTGGTGCTGGTCGGGGACCTCTACCAGCTGCCGCCGGTGGTCACGGATGCGGAGGCCGGGTTCATCGAGGAGCGCTTCGGCACCCCGTTCTTCTTCTCCGCCCGTTCCTTCGACCGTGACACCTTCCCCGTGGTCGAGCTCAGCACGGTGTTCCGCCAGCAGGGGGATGACCGTCTGGTGGATCTGCTGAACGCCGTGCGGGAGGGCGCCCTGCTCGAGGATGCCCGCTATGAGCTGAACCGGCGCACGGACCCGGAATTCGACCCCCCGCTGGAGGAGTTCTGGCTGACGCTGGCGACCACGAACCGGATCGTCGGTGCCCGCAACCGGCAGCAGCTCGAGCGCCTGCCGGATCCTGCCCGGTCCTTCACCGCCACGATCCGCGGGCAGACCGACGGTTTCGAGCACCCCACCGACGACTCGCTGCGCCTGGCGGTCGGCGCCCAGGTCATGCTGCTGACCAACGACCCCGCGGACCGTTGGGTCAACGGCACCCTGGGGCGGATCACCGCTCTCACCGAGGACACCGCGAAGGCCGACGGCCCGCTGGTCACGATCCAGCTGCGCGATGGCCGCACGGTCGAGGTGCCGGAGCACACCTGGGACATCACCCGTCCCGCGGTGCAGGGCGGCTCCCTGGTGCATGAGGTGGTCGGCACCTTCACCCAGCTGCCGATGAAGCTGGCCTGGGCGATCACCATCCACAAGTCCCAGGGGCAGACCCTGGACCGGGTGGTCGTGGACCTCACCGGTGGCACCTTCGCCAACGGTCAGCTGTACGTGGCCCTGTCGCGCTGCACGAGCCTGGAGGGGCTGGTGCTGAAGCGGGATGTTCTGCCGCGGGATCTGAAATCCGATACGCGAGTGCGCCGCTTCCTCGCCGCTCACGCCGCGCCGGCCGGCGAGCTCGGCGAGGTGTACCTGGCCGCCCTCACCGTCGGCAATGACGGGGACCGCTACCGCGCCCGACCGGTCGAGATCGCGGTGGTCACCGATGAGGGGGATGAGGCGACCACCGTCATCAACCCCACCAGTGACCTGTTCACCGCACGCACCGACTTCGGGATCACCACCCGGGACGTGCAGCTGGCGCCGCTGCTGGCCGAGGCCTGGCGAGCACTGTCCCCGCTGCTGGCTGGGCGGGTCCCGATCGGCGTACGGATCGACCAGCAGCTGGCGTGGATCGACTTCGAGCTCAAGCGCAACGGGATCGTGGAGCAGATGCCGCTCGGGATCGAGCTGCCCACCACTACCCTCTCCCCCGCCGAGCGCACCGGCCTGCGCGCTGCGAGCGCGCTCGAGCGCGCCCGCACCGTGGCCACGGCCGTTCAGCACCTGCGATCACAGGAGATGATGCCCGACAGCGCCGGGACGGCGTTCCCCCAGCTGCTGCGCGGGCGTGGCTACCTGCTGGCACGGAGCACCGGGGACGCCGGTACCGACAGCCCGGACGGCTTCGTGGTCGGCGGGAACCTCACCGCTGAGGATGATGCTGCCCAGGCACTCGCTGCAGAGCTGGAGACGGCGTGGCAGCGGGTGCTGCACCCGGACAAGACCGTGGTGGACCGCCTGCGGGCGGTGGAGCATCATTTCGGGATCAGTGTGCTCCCCACAGACTTCGTGCTCGAGCAGCAGAGCACCCTCGATGAGGTGCTGGTGCCCGGGGCGCGGGTGTGCTTCACCGGTGAGGTGGTCTCGCCGACACACGGCGCCGTGGGCCGGGAGCGCATGGAGACCCTCGCCCAGGAGCACGGGCTCCGAGCCGTCGCCACGGTCACCAAGACGAAGACCGACGTGCTGGTCGTGGCTGAACGCGGCACCCAGTCGAACAAGACGAAGAACGCGGTCAAGTGGGGCAAGCCCGTGATCGCCGCGGAGGACTTCCTGGAATGGGTGGCGCAGGCCTGA
- a CDS encoding class I SAM-dependent methyltransferase yields the protein MTLPSLLVRDEHARERMDDPHCDPRRLARTYASFRLVNAAVAGWRLAYRRHLRPHLRADGPTTLLDVGCGGGDVARALARWARRDGYDLRVTGIDPDPRAHDWARRRPPVAGVQFRRALSSELVTGGEQFDLVVSNHLLHHLSQEQLDGLLEDSARLAHRAVVHSDIRRGRLAYALFSVATWPLFPGTFIREDGLTSIRRSYIAPELRARVPSDWTVSTPGRFRLLLLHDALAPARR from the coding sequence GTGACCCTGCCCTCCCTCCTGGTGCGGGACGAGCACGCGCGGGAGCGGATGGACGATCCACACTGCGATCCGCGCCGACTCGCCCGCACCTACGCGTCCTTCCGCCTGGTCAACGCGGCTGTTGCCGGCTGGCGCCTCGCCTATCGCCGTCACCTGAGGCCACACCTGCGCGCCGACGGGCCGACGACGTTGCTGGACGTCGGCTGCGGCGGTGGGGACGTGGCCCGGGCCCTGGCCCGCTGGGCGCGCCGGGACGGCTACGACCTGCGCGTGACCGGCATCGATCCCGATCCGCGGGCCCATGACTGGGCTCGGCGCCGGCCTCCCGTCGCCGGGGTGCAGTTCCGTCGGGCCCTGTCCAGCGAGCTGGTGACCGGCGGCGAGCAGTTCGACCTGGTGGTCTCCAACCATCTGCTCCATCACCTCAGCCAGGAACAGCTGGACGGCCTGCTCGAGGACTCCGCCCGCCTCGCCCACCGAGCCGTGGTGCACAGCGACATCCGGCGCGGCCGGCTCGCCTACGCCCTGTTCTCCGTGGCCACCTGGCCGCTGTTCCCCGGCACCTTCATCCGCGAGGACGGCCTCACCTCGATCCGCCGCAGCTATATCGCACCCGAGCTGCGCGCCCGGGTCCCGTCCGACTGGACGGTGAGCACGCCGGGACGCTTCCGACTGCTGCTCCTGCACGACGCACTCGCCCCGGCGCGGCGATGA
- a CDS encoding MarR family winged helix-turn-helix transcriptional regulator — translation MTQHTRREDETEAQPYWYGDADCAVELLAATRRFRSADHEMRRRMSAGMDMNTTDLAALRCVIAHELADDPITPLRLAQQLEISGASTSKLLDRLTASGHLERAPHPHDGRSRIVVATDHAHSQVRERLSGMHEQMLEIARAVPASARQAAIDFLLAMADHLETEAPPRQLTPPEE, via the coding sequence ACGGCGTGAGGACGAGACCGAGGCGCAGCCGTACTGGTACGGCGATGCCGATTGCGCCGTCGAACTGCTCGCCGCGACCCGCCGCTTCCGCAGCGCGGACCACGAGATGCGCCGACGCATGAGCGCCGGCATGGACATGAACACGACGGACCTCGCGGCGCTGAGATGCGTCATCGCCCATGAGCTGGCCGACGACCCCATCACCCCGCTGCGGCTCGCTCAGCAGCTGGAGATCTCCGGCGCCTCCACGTCGAAGCTGCTCGACCGGCTCACGGCCTCCGGGCACCTCGAGCGAGCACCCCATCCCCATGACGGGCGCTCCCGGATCGTGGTGGCCACCGACCATGCGCACTCCCAGGTCAGGGAGCGGCTCAGCGGTATGCACGAGCAGATGCTCGAGATCGCCCGGGCTGTGCCCGCATCGGCCCGGCAAGCGGCGATCGACTTCCTGCTCGCGATGGCCGACCACCTCGAGACCGAGGCGCCGCCCCGGCAGCTCACCCCGCCCGAGGAATGA
- a CDS encoding FAD-dependent oxidoreductase — protein sequence MTVPVEQDECAVLIVGAGPTGLLLACLLARRGVEVRVLERRTEAPVSSRAIGLHPPALRALAEIGLEREAVALGERIRVGRARCRDRELGSVDFARADPRHPYVLALPQTLTEDLLARRLAALAPSALRRGWQLTDLQESARTVALTARDSGGGSDTLQLRAGLVVGADGSRSRVRALLGITTAGRDYPDTYLMGDLSDPAGAGGGRAAVVHLEPGGVVESFPLPGDQRRWVVHTGRTGADPSPARLVALVRERTGTVLDPATITMLSAFTVRRRTARRLLSRHCVLLGDAAHEVSPIGGQGITLAWLDALDLAPLLARGTTGEGTGALSADPAWRRAERRIRRRARLAGAVAGANTVLGRPAGPRASMLRSLAVRGLLRSPLRRVLAWVYSMGWVRAG from the coding sequence ATGACGGTCCCCGTCGAGCAGGACGAGTGCGCCGTGCTGATCGTCGGGGCCGGGCCGACGGGTCTGCTGCTGGCCTGCCTGCTCGCCCGGCGCGGAGTGGAGGTGCGCGTGCTGGAGCGACGCACCGAGGCCCCGGTCAGCTCACGCGCGATCGGCCTGCACCCGCCGGCGCTGCGCGCCCTCGCCGAGATCGGCCTGGAGCGAGAGGCGGTCGCCCTCGGCGAGCGGATCCGCGTCGGCCGGGCGCGGTGCCGGGACCGGGAGCTGGGCTCGGTGGACTTCGCCCGGGCCGATCCGCGCCATCCCTACGTGCTCGCCCTGCCCCAGACCCTCACCGAGGATCTGCTGGCCCGGCGACTCGCGGCGCTCGCCCCCTCGGCGCTGCGCCGGGGCTGGCAGCTGACGGACCTGCAGGAATCCGCGCGCACGGTCGCGCTGACCGCGCGAGACAGCGGCGGAGGCAGCGACACCCTCCAACTGCGGGCGGGCCTGGTCGTCGGCGCCGACGGCTCCCGCTCCCGGGTGCGCGCACTGCTCGGGATCACCACCGCCGGGCGGGACTATCCCGATACCTACCTGATGGGCGACCTCTCCGATCCCGCCGGGGCGGGCGGCGGGCGCGCGGCGGTCGTGCATCTCGAGCCTGGCGGGGTCGTGGAGTCCTTCCCGCTGCCCGGCGACCAGCGGCGCTGGGTCGTGCACACGGGGAGGACCGGCGCCGATCCCTCGCCGGCCCGGCTGGTCGCCCTGGTCCGCGAACGCACCGGCACCGTCCTGGACCCGGCGACGATCACCATGCTCAGCGCCTTCACGGTGCGCCGGCGCACGGCGCGGCGCCTGCTGTCCCGGCACTGCGTGCTGCTGGGCGATGCCGCACACGAGGTCAGCCCGATCGGCGGGCAGGGCATCACGCTGGCCTGGCTGGATGCCCTCGACCTCGCCCCGCTGCTGGCGCGGGGCACCACCGGGGAGGGGACCGGTGCGCTGTCCGCGGATCCCGCCTGGCGCCGGGCGGAGCGACGGATCCGGCGCCGGGCCCGGCTCGCCGGGGCGGTCGCCGGGGCGAACACCGTGCTCGGCCGGCCAGCCGGGCCGAGAGCGTCGATGCTGCGCAGCCTGGCGGTGCGAGGGCTGCTGCGCTCGCCGTTGCGGCGCGTGCTGGCGTGGGTGTATTCGATGGGCTGGGTGCGGGCGGGGTGA
- a CDS encoding type III polyketide synthase translates to MSVTMRSLETAVPATELRQSEVRDALAAQPDLTRLGKRLISTSFNVSGIERRFSALSEWHGVADGEEPVFFEAGTGRFLHPPTGARNQVYEREATALYTRVAAAALEAAEGISAADVTHVITVSCTGFFAPGPDYRIVRALGLNSSVQRYHLGFMGCYAALPALRQAQTICRADPDAVVLMATVELCTLHVRPSNDPDTIVGSSLFADGGAAAIITGKDLPASTPVLELDHFETVLTPVGEESMAWRIGDHGFEMVLGTYVPHIIDEHITGALVPLFAHEPELTELPHRDIEHWAIHPGGRSILDKVEAKLDLTESQLVPARETLRDFGNMSSATVMFVLQRILRSATAGRRERVCAMAFGPGLTVETALLTAVGTPEP, encoded by the coding sequence CATGCGATCGCTCGAGACCGCTGTCCCCGCCACCGAGCTCCGCCAGTCCGAGGTGCGTGACGCGCTCGCCGCGCAGCCGGACCTCACCCGCCTCGGGAAGCGCCTGATCAGCACGTCCTTCAACGTCTCCGGCATCGAGCGCCGCTTCAGCGCTCTGTCCGAATGGCACGGGGTGGCCGACGGCGAGGAGCCCGTGTTCTTCGAGGCCGGGACCGGACGGTTCCTGCACCCGCCCACCGGTGCCCGCAACCAGGTCTACGAGCGGGAGGCCACCGCGCTGTACACCCGGGTCGCGGCCGCGGCGCTCGAGGCCGCCGAGGGGATCTCCGCCGCGGACGTCACCCACGTCATCACCGTCTCCTGCACGGGTTTCTTCGCCCCCGGTCCCGACTACCGGATCGTCCGCGCCCTCGGGCTGAACTCTTCCGTGCAGCGGTACCACCTGGGGTTCATGGGCTGCTATGCGGCGCTGCCGGCCCTTCGCCAGGCCCAGACGATCTGTCGTGCTGATCCGGACGCCGTGGTGCTGATGGCCACCGTCGAGCTCTGCACCCTGCACGTGCGCCCCTCGAACGATCCCGACACCATCGTCGGCTCCTCCCTGTTCGCCGATGGCGGCGCCGCCGCGATCATCACCGGGAAGGACCTGCCCGCGAGCACCCCGGTGCTGGAGCTGGACCATTTCGAGACGGTGCTGACTCCCGTGGGCGAGGAATCGATGGCTTGGCGCATCGGCGACCACGGCTTCGAGATGGTGCTGGGCACCTACGTCCCCCACATCATCGACGAGCACATCACCGGTGCTCTCGTTCCCCTGTTCGCGCATGAGCCCGAGCTCACGGAGCTGCCCCACCGCGACATCGAGCACTGGGCGATCCATCCCGGCGGACGCAGCATCCTGGACAAGGTCGAGGCCAAGCTCGACCTCACCGAGTCCCAGCTCGTCCCCGCCCGGGAGACCCTGCGCGACTTCGGCAACATGTCCAGTGCGACCGTGATGTTCGTGCTCCAGCGGATCCTGCGCTCGGCGACCGCGGGCCGACGGGAGCGCGTGTGCGCGATGGCCTTCGGGCCGGGGCTGACGGTGGAGACAGCGCTGCTGACCGCCGTCGGCACACCCGAGCCGTGA
- a CDS encoding N5-glutamine methyltransferase family protein has product MALIRWAERGTEHIARWHSENGAPPPTRLEAVGDDLTADTALRRLRSGTTLLWRGDYPGARQLLAAIGRRIDRRSPPPSNDIAQLFRDHRAQRAQRARLLGGVVVLLDPGHHLALRRAPDVAEACREAYGDSQEPMLVSLPELLGVLSAHQWQLKGVPIPALGERIHARYGVFSPVRSEYVDLVAEAPLPEVDGGAEVFDLGTGTGVLAAVLARRGAAHVAATDLNPRAVACARENLQRLGLQDRVTVNEADLFPPGRADLVVCNPPWLPGTATSALELGVYDESSSMLRGLLEGLGDHLRPGGECWLILSDLAEHLQLRSRDELRRMIRDAGLEVIDTLSTAPRHPRAKDPADLLHAARSQEATMLWRLRPAGSRPSARRSGASAATTAE; this is encoded by the coding sequence ATGGCGTTGATCCGCTGGGCCGAGCGCGGCACCGAGCACATCGCACGCTGGCACTCGGAGAACGGCGCCCCGCCGCCGACTCGGCTGGAGGCTGTGGGTGACGATCTCACCGCGGATACGGCACTGCGCCGTTTGCGCTCCGGGACCACGCTCCTGTGGCGGGGCGACTACCCAGGCGCCCGCCAGCTGCTGGCCGCCATCGGGCGCCGGATCGACCGACGCAGCCCGCCTCCCAGCAACGACATCGCGCAGCTCTTCAGGGACCATCGAGCGCAGCGGGCACAACGGGCCAGGCTGCTGGGCGGCGTCGTGGTGCTCCTCGACCCCGGTCACCACCTCGCCCTGCGCCGCGCTCCCGACGTCGCCGAGGCCTGCCGGGAGGCCTACGGGGACAGCCAGGAGCCGATGCTCGTCTCGCTCCCCGAGCTGCTCGGCGTGCTCAGCGCCCACCAGTGGCAGCTGAAGGGGGTGCCGATCCCTGCGCTCGGTGAACGCATCCATGCCCGATACGGGGTGTTCTCGCCGGTGCGCTCGGAATACGTGGACCTCGTCGCCGAGGCCCCGTTGCCGGAGGTGGACGGGGGTGCGGAGGTTTTCGATCTTGGCACCGGTACCGGCGTACTGGCCGCGGTCCTCGCCCGCCGCGGAGCGGCGCACGTGGCCGCCACGGACCTGAACCCCCGCGCCGTGGCGTGCGCGAGGGAGAACCTCCAGCGCCTGGGCCTGCAGGACCGGGTCACCGTCAACGAGGCCGACCTCTTCCCGCCCGGACGCGCCGACCTGGTGGTCTGCAACCCGCCCTGGCTGCCGGGCACGGCCACCTCGGCCCTGGAGCTGGGCGTCTACGACGAGTCCTCGAGCATGCTGCGCGGCCTCCTCGAAGGACTCGGAGACCATCTGCGCCCCGGTGGAGAGTGCTGGCTGATCCTCTCCGACCTCGCCGAGCATCTGCAGCTGCGCAGCCGGGACGAGCTGCGGCGCATGATCCGGGACGCCGGCCTCGAGGTCATCGACACCCTGTCCACAGCGCCCCGCCACCCCCGCGCGAAGGACCCTGCCGACCTCCTTCATGCCGCTCGGTCCCAGGAGGCGACCATGCTCTGGCGCCTGCGCCCGGCGGGCAGCCGGCCCTCCGCACGACGCTCCGGCGCCAGCGCGGCGACTACCGCCGAGTAG